One region of Intestinimonas massiliensis (ex Afouda et al. 2020) genomic DNA includes:
- a CDS encoding MerR family transcriptional regulator, with amino-acid sequence MMTIHEVGKLAGVSVRTLHHYDAIGLLPPTALTESGYRLYDDTALARLQSILLFRELEFPLKDIKRILDDPKFDQATALTDQIKLLELRQARLGRLITLARETLETGVIPMKFDAFSKTEQEKYTAEVKEKWGNTIAYQEYQQHEKGGSTGNPADLMRHFAKLGELKHLAPTSLEAQAAIHDLQQFITDHFYTCTPEILAGLGQMYVADDRFRKNIDMAGGEGTAAFVAQAIAAYCGN; translated from the coding sequence ATGATGACCATTCACGAAGTCGGCAAACTGGCCGGTGTCAGTGTCCGGACACTTCACCACTATGATGCCATCGGGTTGCTGCCGCCCACAGCCCTCACAGAATCGGGCTACCGGCTGTATGACGATACAGCCTTGGCGCGGCTTCAATCCATTTTGCTATTTCGCGAGCTGGAATTTCCGCTCAAGGACATCAAGCGCATTCTGGATGACCCGAAATTCGACCAGGCCACCGCTCTCACAGATCAGATCAAGCTGCTGGAGCTGCGACAGGCGCGGTTGGGACGGCTCATCACCCTCGCCCGTGAAACCTTAGAAACAGGAGTGATACCTATGAAATTTGACGCATTTAGTAAAACCGAGCAAGAGAAGTACACCGCAGAGGTCAAAGAAAAATGGGGCAATACCATCGCCTATCAGGAATATCAGCAGCATGAAAAAGGCGGGTCTACCGGCAACCCTGCCGATTTGATGAGGCACTTTGCAAAGCTGGGCGAGCTGAAGCATCTTGCTCCTACCTCGCTGGAAGCGCAGGCGGCCATTCATGATTTGCAGCAATTCATCACCGACCATTTTTACACTTGCACGCCGGAGATTCTGGCAGGCTTAGGCCAGATGTATGTGGCCGATGACCGCTTCCGTAAAAACATTGACATGGCTGGCGGTGAGGGCACGGCAGCGTTTGTCGCACAGGCCATCGCCGCCTACTGTGGAAATTGA